One genomic segment of Entelurus aequoreus isolate RoL-2023_Sb linkage group LG25, RoL_Eaeq_v1.1, whole genome shotgun sequence includes these proteins:
- the LOC133642194 gene encoding uncharacterized protein LOC133642194 encodes MTAHRKLLVDFRHSANMLPVKNHGMEINWSRCRQPESFKLRTRCGNSESFKLRSQNSRKNLEKANRRPLKFPGRERKMVVKVLDRIWRLKYWTAANRPISILPRTLSELRWSLSRRLAKLKRNVTNSSRNVSKLRCASWILNVRNVDLGLSTCLGTIGATPTAGGGGQKGPGPTRGGSVTTSQPSEPSHQSRRRATPPKASPTPLPCP; translated from the coding sequence CTACCAGTAAAGAACCACGGCATGGAAATAAACTGGAGTCGCTGCAGACAGCCCGAGAGCTTCAAATTGAGAACGCGCTGCGGAAACAGCGAGAGCTTCAAACTGAGATCGCAGAACTCAAGAAAAAACTTGGAAAAGGCGAACCGCCGCCCCCTCAAGTTCCCGGGGAGAGAAAGGAAGATGGTGGTGAAGGTACTAGACAGGATCTGGAGGCTAAAATACTGGACAGCAGCAAATAGACCTATCTCCATCTTACCAAGGACTCTCTCCGAGCTCCGATGGAGTCTATCGAGGAGACTAGCGAAGCTGAAAAGGAACGTTACAAATTCCTCAAGGAACGTTTCGAAGCTGAGATGTGCAAGCTGGATTTTAAATGTAAGGAACGTAGATTTAGGACTATCAACGTGTCTTGGAACAATTGGAGCCACGCCAACGGCAGGTGGTGGAGGCCAAAAAGGTCCTGGGCCGACTCGGGGGGGGTCCGTCACGACCAGCCAGCCGTCAGAACCCTCCCACCAGTCCAGGAGACGCGCCACGCCACCAAAGGCCTCGCCCACTCCGTTACCCTGTCCCTGA